The Gemmatimonadaceae bacterium DNA segment ACCACGTCAGCGTCGAGCCTGAGGAGAGCGATCGGGGATGGCGCATCGTGGCCATCGGGCCGCGACGCGGCGTATTGGCGCGCCGCGAACCTGGCGGCCGCTACGGCGAACGCGTGCTCGCCGCCAACGTGGACCAGGTCTGCGTGGTGTTCTCCGTCGCGAATCCCGAGCCGCATCCGCGGATGATCGATCGCTTCCTCGTGACCAGCGAGGCCAACGACCTCGAGGCGCACGTGGTCTTCAACAAGGTGGACCTCGCCAGCGACGATGCGGAGGTGGACGCGCTCGCGCGTCCCTACGAACGCGCCGGCTACGCCGTGCATCGCACCAGCGTGAAGCGGAACGTGGGTCTCGACGAGCTGCGCGGCGTGCTGCACGGCAAGGTCACCGCCGTCACCGGCCCCAGCGGCGTGGGCAAGTCCTCGCTGCTCAACACCCTGCATCCCGGCATCGCGCTGCGCATCGGCGAGATCTCGCAGAGCGTCAACAAGGGGCGCCACACCACCGTCGGCGCGAAGCTCATCCCGTTGCCCGACGGCGACGACGGTTACCTCGTGGACACCCCCGGCCTGCGCGAGATCGCGATGTGGGGCCTGCCCTCGGAGTCCCTGGACCAGTGCTTCCCCGAGTTCCGCCCTTACCTCGGCGAGTGTCGCTTCCAGGACTGCTCGCACGAGGTGGAACCCAGCTGCGCCGTCCGCGCCGCCGTGGACGCCGGCGCGGTGGATGCCGGCCGTTACGAGAGCTATGTCAAACTCTTGGGGGAACTCAAGCTGTCGGAACGAGTACGCTAGAGCGTCGCTCTTCCCAACTGACCCCCTTCTCGCCTCGCCCAATGTGCCGCAAGTCGCTGTTGCGCATCCCGCCGTCGCTGCGCTCGCTGCTGATGTTGCTGTTGTTGCAGTTGCTGTCCCCTTCCGTCTTCAGTCTTCCGTCCCAAGCGCCTGCTTCCCCCGGCGCCGCCGACTTCAACGCCGGGATGGCCCATATGCGCGCCGGCAACCCCGACCGCGCCGAGCGAAGCTTTGAGCGCGCCATCGAGAAAGAGCCGCGCAACGGCACCTACCATCTTTGGCTCGGTAACGCCGTCGGCCAGCAGGCCCAGAACGCCAGCGTCGTGCGGCAGCCGTTTATGGCGCGGCGCATTCGGAACTCTTTCGAGCGTGCGGTGGCGTTGGACCCCAACCTCCTCGACGCGCGCGACGGTCTGATTCAGTTCTACCTCGCCGCGCCGTCGGTGATGGGTGGCGACGTTAACAAGGCACGTGAGCAGCAGGCCGAGATCGCCAAGCGCGACGTCGTGCGTGGCCACATCGCCGCCGCGAACATCGCCTGGCACGGACGCGACACCGTGGCCACCGAACGCGCCCTCCGCGCCGCCGTGGCCGCGGCGCCCGACTCTGCCGCGCCGGTCTTGAGCCTCGGCGCACGCCAGTACAACTGGGGCCGACCGGCAGACGCCTTTGCCACGTACGAGGGATTCCTGCGGCGGCATCCGCAGAACATCCCAGTGCGCTACCAGTATGGGCGCCTCGCGGCGCTGACCGGCGAGAATCTGACCACCGCCGAGCGGCATCTGCGCGGTATTCTGGCGGTGGAGGAGTGGCCGCCAAACAACTTCTCGCCCAGCAAGGCCGCCGCCCACGCGCGACTCGGCGATGTGCTGCGGCGGCAGGGGAAGCGTGACGAAGCGCGGGCGGCGTACAACACTGCGCTGGGGCTCGACGCAAACTTGCAGCTCGCCAAGGACGGGCTGCGCGCGCTCAACTGATCGTCCCGCAAACGCGGCTGACGTGAGATTCGCGTGGACTTCGCGGTCAGTGGATCCCCGCTCGCCGCGAAGCTAGGGACTCAGCCGCTCGATCTCCCAGCCCTTGCCCGTCTGCCGGTACCGCAGCCGGTCGTGCAGCCGGCTCTCGCGGCCTTGCCAGAACTCGTAGGACTCGGGCGTGAGACGATACCCACCCCAGTGCGGCGGCGTCGGCACGGCATCAGGATACTGCGCCGCCAACTCGGCGTGCCGCCGTTCGAGCGCATCGCGACTCTCGATCACCGAGCTCTGCGCCGACGCCCACGCCCCCAGCTGCGATCCGCGCGGCCGCTGCACGTAGTACGCCGCCGACTCCTCGGCGCTGACCTTGGCGATCGGCCCGCGGATGCGCACTTGCCGCTCCAGCGGCGCCCACCAAAAGCACAGCGCCGCCCGAGCATTCGCGCCCAGTTCCAGCCCCTTCATCGAGCGATAGTCGGTGAAGAAGACGAAGCCCCGTTCATTGGCTTCTTTCAGCAACACCATCCGCACATTCGGCGCCCCATCGGCGTCGGCCGTCGCCAGCGCCATCGCATTGGGCTCGTGCACCCTGGCCTCCTGCGCCTCGCGGAACCAACGCCGAAACTGCAGCAACGGATCCGCGTCAACATCGTCGCGGCCGAGGCTGGCGTGGCGGTACTCCTGCCGGAGGTGAGTGAGGTCCATCTAGAGGAGGGAGGAGGGAGGTGGGAGGGGGGTGAAGGTAGGGCGAGGGGACAAGGAGGAAGATAAGGGAAGGCGGCCGAGGGACGATGGTACCCACCCCGTCTCCCAACCCTCTCCCACCTCCCAACCCTCTCCCATCTCCCCCTCTCCCCGCCGTCACCCCCCTCCCCCTCTCCCTCCTCCCACTGGAAGCCCACACAATTCCCATCCCCCGGAACCGGTACCCCCCACCACCGATTTATGCCAAGTTCCCTATGGTGACCGAAGAACTTGCCCAATCCACCGAGGCGCACGACGCCTTCAGCGCCCTCGCGCTGACGGCGCTCGACGACGTCTATCGCTTTGCCCGCTCGCTGACCCGCGACGAGGCCGACGCCGAGGACGTCGTGCAGGAGACCTACCTGCGCGCCTTCCGCAGCTGGCAGACCTTCCAGATGGGCACCGACGTGCGCCGCTGGCTCTTCACCATCGCCCGCAACGTGTTCCTGCGCTCGCGCGAGCGCGGGCAGCGTGAGGTGACGCTCGACGACGACGGCGCCGAGGCCGTGGATGCGGCGCAGGCGCGCACCGCCTGGCTGCGCCGCGGGCTCGATCCGCTGCTCGCGCGCGCCGATCTCGCGCCCGCCATCAACGACGCGCTTAACGCCATCCCCGAGACCTTCCGCTCGGCGGTGGTGCTCGTGGACCTCGAAGACCAGTCCTACGAGGACGCCGCCGCCGTGCTCGGCGTGCCCGTCGGTACGGTGCGCTCGCGGCTCTTCCGCGGCCGCAAGCTGCTCCAGGAGCAGCTCCTGCTCCACGCCCAAGACCTTGGCATAGTCCCCACACCCGGCCCAGACGGGAGCCACTGATGACGTCCCACGACGACGGCGCACCGATCAAGGATTGCCGCAACGCGATGGACAAGCTGTTCGACTTGCTCGACGGTGAACTCACCGACTCGCGCGAGCGCGAACTCCGCCGGCACATCACGTCCTGCCCCGATTGCTTCACGCACCACGACTTCGAGCAGCGCTTTCTCGCGGCGTTGCACGCCGCCAAGTCCGCCAGCTGCGCACCGGGGTCGCTGCGCGACAAGCTGATGAACGCGCTGCGCGCCGAAGGCCTGACGCGTTGAGCGCCGAGTGACGCCCGCTTCGCCCGATTCTTCCCAGGCGCCGGCGGGTACCGCCGCACATCGCAGCGAGGCCGCAGGCCTGGGCGCCCTGCGCTGCGCCGTGCTCACCGTCAGCGATTCCCGTACGGCAGCCACCGATGAGTCCGGCCCCCTGGCCCGCCGCCTCCTTGAGCACGCCGGCCACGAGATCACCCTCCACGACCTGCTCCCCAACGATGAACCCCGCGTGCGTGCGTTGGTGCAGGACTGGCTCGCCCGCGGCGACCTCCACGCCATCGTCATCACCGGCGGTACCGGCCTCGGCAGCAAGGACCGCACGATCGAGGCGGTCACGCCGCTGTTCGAGAAGGAGATTCCCGGCTTCGGTGAGCTGTTCCGGCTCCTGAGCTACCAGGAGCAGATTGGTACCACGGCGATCCTGAGCCGGGCTGCGGCCGGCAGCGCCAAGGGCGCGGTGATCGTGTCGCTGCCGGGGTCAAGCAAGGCCGTTGAGCTCGGGCTGAGTCGAGTGTTGATTCCGGAACTGCGGCATTTGTTGCGGGAGATCGGCAAGTAGCGGACGGATGGTGGATGACGGATGACGGATGGCGGATGACGGATGACGGATGAGACCTGCAACTACATTGCGGAATGAAAATCTACTCGTGGAACGTGAACGGGCTGCGGGCCGTCATCCGCAAGGGTGATTTCCAGAAGTTCATCGCCAAGCACAAGCCGGACATCCTCTGCCTGCAGGAGACCAAGGCCGAGCAGGGCCAGGCGGAGGTGGACCTGCCGCAGTACGAGGAGTACTGGAACTCGGCGTCCACCAAGGGCTATTCGGGCACGGCGATCTTCTCGCGCGTGAAGCCGCTGTCGGTCAGCTTCGGCTTTTCCAAGGCAATCGCCAAGCAGTACCGGCTGGTGGACGGCGAGGGCCGCGACAGCAACGACGAAGGTCGCGTCGTCACGGCGGAGTTCGCGAAGTTCTACGTGGTGAGCGTGTACACGCCCAACGCCAAGGATGACCTCAGCCGGTTGCCGCTGCGCGAGAAGGCTTGGGACCCGGCCTTCCTCGCGCACTGCAAGGCGCTGGAGAAGAAGAAGCCGGTGATCTTCTGCGGCGACCTTAACGTCGCGCACACCGAGCTCGACCTCGCCAATCCCAAGCCGAACGTGGGCAACAAGGGCTTCACCGATGAGGAGCGCGCCGGCTTCCAGGCCTTCGTCGACGCGGGCTTCGTGGACAGCTTCCGCCTCTTCACGCAGGGCAACGGCCACTATTCGTGGTGGAGTCAGCGCGCCAACTGCCGTGCGCGGAACATCGGTTGGCGGATCGATTACGTGATGGTGTCCACGGCGCTGGCCAAGCAGGTGAAGGCGGCGCAGATCCACACGGACGTGATGGGCAGCGATCACTGTCCGGTGAGCGTCACGCTCAAGTAGCGCACGAGGGCCCGAGCCCCCGTGCGGCGACGTTCAGCTCTGGAGCTCCAGCGTCCAGCGAATCGGCAGGTTCGGATCCAACGTGTCGCGCACCGAGCAGTACTTGGTGATCGCTAGCTCGATCGCCCGCTCCGCGTGCACGCGCTCGACACCCGCGCCCTTGATGTAGTAGGCGATATCCACCGCCACCACGCGCGACGGTACGCCGTTGGCGCGCTCGCCGGTGACCTCGATGCGCAGCGATTCCACCGGGGTCCGCCGCTTGGCGAGGATCTCGGTGACGTCCACGCCCGTGCAGCCGGCCAACGCGATCATCAGGGTGTCCACTGGGCTCGGTCCGGCGACGCCGCGCCCGTCCATATGGATCGTCGGGCCGCCGCTTGCACGGCCAGCGTCAAACTGCTGATCGCCCGTCCAGGTGATGACCGTCTTCGTCGGCGGCTTGCCCTGCGTCCCTTCAGCCATTCACTCGCTCCACAGTCAGTTGCCCAGCCCCATCCGGAGCCGGTCGAGCGCGATGCGCCCATTCGTGATCACCAACAGCGGATCCCGCAGCGTCCCCGGATCGCTCAGGGGGTCGTGCTCGAGAATGATGAGATCCGCCTCGTATCCCTCAGCAATCCGTCCGATGCGATTTCCACTCCCGAGCAACTCGGCGGCGCCGCTGGTCGCCGTCGCCAGCGCATCCTTCGGCGACAGCCCGAGTGCCGTGAAGCGCATCACCTCGTGCGCAATACGCGTCGTGCTCTCGCGGCCGTAGTCGGTGTCGGCCCCGGCGGCGATGCGCACGCCCAGTGCGTGGGCGCGGCGAATCACGTCCTCCAAGCGCGGCTGCATATGCTGGCCGCGCAGTTCCAGTACCGGGTCCGAGTAGTCGCCGCCGGGCGTGGTGAGGTCCACCACGGTGGAAAGCGTCGGCACCAGCCAGACGTTGCGATCCTTCATCAGGCGCAGCGTGGAGTCCGAGAGGTAAGTGCCGTGCTCGATGCTCTTCACGCCCGCGCGCACCGCCGCGTAGGCGCCTTCGTCGCCGTGCGCGTGCGCCATCACCGGGAGGTTGGCCTTGCTTGCCTCCTCGACGATCACGCGCAACTGCGCCTCGGTGTAGGTCTGCTGGCGCGGATCGGTGTCGGGCAGGCCGGCGCGCTCGGTGCCACGCGTCTTGATCCAGTCTACGCCTCGCGCGGCGTTCACCTGCACGACGAGCCGCAGTTGTTCCGGCGTCTGCACGCCGCCGGCCAAGGGGCCAAGCCGCGCGTCTGCGAGGATCGTCTCGCCGAGCTGGGGCGTCACGAACACGCCCGTCGCGACCATATCCGGCAGCACCAGGTGCCCCGCCCGCGCGATGTCGCGCAGCGCAACGTCCTGGTAGTTCGGCACGCTGGCGGAGCGCACCGTCGTCACGCCGCTGTGCAGCGCACGCCGCGCATCGGCCACCGTGCGGATGTGCGTGTGCACGTCGATCATCCCCGGCGCCACCCATCGGTCGGCGGCGTCGAGCACGCGCGCGCCAGCGGGCACCGGCCCATTCACGCGGATGCTCTCGATGCGCCCGCCGCGCAGTACGATGGTCACGTTGCGCAGTCGCGTATCCGAGACGCCGTCCACGACGTTGGCGCGCGTGATGGCGATGAGTTCCTGCGGCAACTGCGCGGAAAGCGGCGCGGCAAGCAGCAGGGCGGCGAGCAAGGCAAGTCTGCGCATCGAAGTCATCCGATTCGGGTTCCGTTTTCCACCGGCTGGTCCACTTGGAGCAGCACGACGTCGGTGGGCGAGGGCATCGCACCGAGCACCAGCACTTCGCTCTTGAAGCCGGCGATGCGCCTCTCTCCGAGGTTCACGGCAGCGATCACCTGCCGTCCGACCAGCGACTCAGGCGAGTAACGTTCGGTGAGCTGCGCCGACGAGCGCCGCAGCCCCAGCCCCGGCCCAAAGTCGATGGTTAGCTTGAGCGACGGCTTGCGTGCCTCAAGGAACGGCTCCGCTGCGAGCACCGTTCCCACGCGCAGATCCAGCTCGGCGAACTGTTCAGGGGTGGCCACGTGTTAAGGTATTGGGGCGAAGACTGAAGACGGAAGACTGAAGACTGAAGACGGAAGGTAGGTGCAGTTTGCTTCTTCCCTCTCCCAACCGTCTCCCTTCTCCCGGCCGTCTGCCCTCTCCCAGCCCTCTCCCCTCTCCCGCCTCCCCGCCGTCACCCCCCTCCCCCCTCCCATCTCCCGAC contains these protein-coding regions:
- the rsgA gene encoding ribosome small subunit-dependent GTPase A, giving the protein MSAREGIVIEGTGGVWQVRTRDGELLPAALAGRLKQEDRDHVKLAVGDHVSVEPEESDRGWRIVAIGPRRGVLARREPGGRYGERVLAANVDQVCVVFSVANPEPHPRMIDRFLVTSEANDLEAHVVFNKVDLASDDAEVDALARPYERAGYAVHRTSVKRNVGLDELRGVLHGKVTAVTGPSGVGKSSLLNTLHPGIALRIGEISQSVNKGRHTTVGAKLIPLPDGDDGYLVDTPGLREIAMWGLPSESLDQCFPEFRPYLGECRFQDCSHEVEPSCAVRAAVDAGAVDAGRYESYVKLLGELKLSERVR
- a CDS encoding tetratricopeptide repeat protein codes for the protein MCRKSLLRIPPSLRSLLMLLLLQLLSPSVFSLPSQAPASPGAADFNAGMAHMRAGNPDRAERSFERAIEKEPRNGTYHLWLGNAVGQQAQNASVVRQPFMARRIRNSFERAVALDPNLLDARDGLIQFYLAAPSVMGGDVNKAREQQAEIAKRDVVRGHIAAANIAWHGRDTVATERALRAAVAAAPDSAAPVLSLGARQYNWGRPADAFATYEGFLRRHPQNIPVRYQYGRLAALTGENLTTAERHLRGILAVEEWPPNNFSPSKAAAHARLGDVLRRQGKRDEARAAYNTALGLDANLQLAKDGLRALN
- the pdxH gene encoding pyridoxamine 5'-phosphate oxidase, encoding MDLTHLRQEYRHASLGRDDVDADPLLQFRRWFREAQEARVHEPNAMALATADADGAPNVRMVLLKEANERGFVFFTDYRSMKGLELGANARAALCFWWAPLERQVRIRGPIAKVSAEESAAYYVQRPRGSQLGAWASAQSSVIESRDALERRHAELAAQYPDAVPTPPHWGGYRLTPESYEFWQGRESRLHDRLRYRQTGKGWEIERLSP
- a CDS encoding sigma-70 family RNA polymerase sigma factor; its protein translation is MTEELAQSTEAHDAFSALALTALDDVYRFARSLTRDEADAEDVVQETYLRAFRSWQTFQMGTDVRRWLFTIARNVFLRSRERGQREVTLDDDGAEAVDAAQARTAWLRRGLDPLLARADLAPAINDALNAIPETFRSAVVLVDLEDQSYEDAAAVLGVPVGTVRSRLFRGRKLLQEQLLLHAQDLGIVPTPGPDGSH
- a CDS encoding zf-HC2 domain-containing protein; the encoded protein is MTSHDDGAPIKDCRNAMDKLFDLLDGELTDSRERELRRHITSCPDCFTHHDFEQRFLAALHAAKSASCAPGSLRDKLMNALRAEGLTR
- a CDS encoding MogA/MoaB family molybdenum cofactor biosynthesis protein: MTPASPDSSQAPAGTAAHRSEAAGLGALRCAVLTVSDSRTAATDESGPLARRLLEHAGHEITLHDLLPNDEPRVRALVQDWLARGDLHAIVITGGTGLGSKDRTIEAVTPLFEKEIPGFGELFRLLSYQEQIGTTAILSRAAAGSAKGAVIVSLPGSSKAVELGLSRVLIPELRHLLREIGK
- the xth gene encoding exodeoxyribonuclease III; translated protein: MKIYSWNVNGLRAVIRKGDFQKFIAKHKPDILCLQETKAEQGQAEVDLPQYEEYWNSASTKGYSGTAIFSRVKPLSVSFGFSKAIAKQYRLVDGEGRDSNDEGRVVTAEFAKFYVVSVYTPNAKDDLSRLPLREKAWDPAFLAHCKALEKKKPVIFCGDLNVAHTELDLANPKPNVGNKGFTDEERAGFQAFVDAGFVDSFRLFTQGNGHYSWWSQRANCRARNIGWRIDYVMVSTALAKQVKAAQIHTDVMGSDHCPVSVTLK
- a CDS encoding OsmC family protein, with product MAEGTQGKPPTKTVITWTGDQQFDAGRASGGPTIHMDGRGVAGPSPVDTLMIALAGCTGVDVTEILAKRRTPVESLRIEVTGERANGVPSRVVAVDIAYYIKGAGVERVHAERAIELAITKYCSVRDTLDPNLPIRWTLELQS
- a CDS encoding amidohydrolase family protein, which encodes MRRLALLAALLLAAPLSAQLPQELIAITRANVVDGVSDTRLRNVTIVLRGGRIESIRVNGPVPAGARVLDAADRWVAPGMIDVHTHIRTVADARRALHSGVTTVRSASVPNYQDVALRDIARAGHLVLPDMVATGVFVTPQLGETILADARLGPLAGGVQTPEQLRLVVQVNAARGVDWIKTRGTERAGLPDTDPRQQTYTEAQLRVIVEEASKANLPVMAHAHGDEGAYAAVRAGVKSIEHGTYLSDSTLRLMKDRNVWLVPTLSTVVDLTTPGGDYSDPVLELRGQHMQPRLEDVIRRAHALGVRIAAGADTDYGRESTTRIAHEVMRFTALGLSPKDALATATSGAAELLGSGNRIGRIAEGYEADLIILEHDPLSDPGTLRDPLLVITNGRIALDRLRMGLGN
- a CDS encoding tRNA-binding protein, translating into MATPEQFAELDLRVGTVLAAEPFLEARKPSLKLTIDFGPGLGLRRSSAQLTERYSPESLVGRQVIAAVNLGERRIAGFKSEVLVLGAMPSPTDVVLLQVDQPVENGTRIG